From the genome of Candidatus Delongbacteria bacterium, one region includes:
- a CDS encoding winged helix-turn-helix transcriptional regulator, which translates to MNKIETCDCNIIHEEVVNEKRKSMPSEEKLFDVAELFKIFGDSTRIKILWAISGKEMCVCDIAALLNMTQSAISHQLRILKQTRLVKYRKDGKVVYYSLLDDHVTKIIDIGMEHINE; encoded by the coding sequence ATGAATAAGATTGAAACATGCGACTGCAACATAATCCACGAAGAAGTTGTGAATGAAAAAAGAAAATCCATGCCTTCAGAAGAAAAACTTTTTGATGTGGCTGAATTGTTTAAAATTTTTGGAGATTCAACAAGAATTAAAATTTTGTGGGCTATTTCGGGAAAAGAGATGTGCGTATGCGATATTGCTGCACTATTGAACATGACACAGTCAGCTATCTCTCATCAGCTTAGAATCTTAAAACAAACAAGATTGGTTAAGTATCGAAAAGATGGTAAAGTTGTTTATTACTCCCTCCTTGATGATCATGTAACAAAAATAATCGATATTGGTATGGAGCATATAAATGAATAA